In the Diprion similis isolate iyDipSimi1 chromosome 2, iyDipSimi1.1, whole genome shotgun sequence genome, one interval contains:
- the LOC124416445 gene encoding outer mitochondrial transmembrane helix translocase, whose product MNMADGAFNRSEIVGLVVRLSVVTAITYISIRCLMNQLDPTTKSKKKAKKKAQEHLRRLGMTENVSLAIDQLTDYEMMIASHLVDPNDITISWEDIAGLENVIQELRETVILPIQRKDLFADSQLTQAPKGVLLHGPPGCGKTLIAKATAKEAGTRFINLDVSILTDKWYGESQKLASAVFTLAVKLQPCIIFIDEIDSFLRMRNTHDHEATAMMKAQFMSLWDGLITDPTCTVIIMGATNRPQDLDKAILRRMPATFHISMPNVAQRAQVLKLILEKEPMAEEVDIASLSIMTDGFSGSDLRELCRNASVYRVRDFVRHHHAPATNASAGTSTDDEEYHDALRPITMEDLVISVHKMRDSKVHTGTLNAVKLDLD is encoded by the exons ATGAATATGGCGGATGGCGCATTTAATCGAAGTGAAATTGTTGGGCTCGTGGTGAGATTATCGGTCGTTACGGCTATCACCTATATCAGCATCAGATGTTTGATGAACCAACTCGACCCAACTACCAAATCAAAGAAGAAAGCGAAAAAGAAG GCTCAGGAACATCTACGTAGATTGGGAATGACAGAAAATGTTTCTTTAGCTATTGATCAGCTAACAGATTATGAGATGATGATTGCTAGTCACCTGGTAGATCCCAACGACATTACAATATCTTGGGAAGATATAGCGGGACTGGAAAATGTGATCCAGGAACTCAGGGAAACTGTTATTCTGCCAATACAGCGAAAAGACCTTTTTGCTGATTCACAACTGACCCAAGCACCTAAG gGTGTGCTGCTACATGGTCCACCTGGGTGTGGAAAAACTCTGATTGCAAAGGCAACTGCTAAAGAAGCAGGAACACGATTCATAAATTTAGATGTAAGCATTTTGACTGACAAGTGGTATGGAGAAAGTCAAAAGTTGGCATCTGCTGTTTTTACATTGGCTGTAAAACTTCAGCCATGCATCATCTTCATTGATGAAATTG ATTCGTTCCTTCGGATGCGCAACACACATGATCACGAAGCTACAGCAATGATGAAAGCACAGTTTATGTCACTATGGGATGGACTTATCACAGACCCTACATGTACTGTGATTATTATGGGAGCTACAAACAGGCCACAAGATCTAGACAAAGCTATTCTGAGACGTATGCCTGCAACCTTTCACATTAGCATGCCT AATGTTGCGCAACGGGCCCAAGTCCTCAAACTTATTCTTGAGAAGGAGCCAATGGCGGAAGAGGTTGATATAGCCAGTTTGAGCATAATGACCGATGGCTTTTCTGGTTCAGACTTACGAGAGCTCTGCCGAAACGCATCTGTCTATCGTGTCAGAGACTTCGTTCGTCATCATCATGC ACCTGCAACCAATGCATCTGCTGGTACGAGTACGGATGACGAAGAATATCATGACGCTTTGCGCCCCATTACAATGGAAGATCTTGTGATTTCCGTACATAAAATGAGGGACTCCAAAGTGCATACAGGGACTCTTAATGCTGTTAAACTTGATTTAGATTAG